In Nitrosomonas stercoris, the genomic stretch ATTTGCTATTTCGCCGGGATGAAGCCAACTTATTTTTAATGTCATTATCAAACGATATGAGCAGGCACATCAGTGGTAGCAGTTACCGCTTAAAGAGCAAAACAACAGCGGGTAATGTTTACCAATCGGTGAAGTAACCACAGATGGGTCAAAATTAGATTGCCATTGACAATATCTCAAGGGACGAGGAATCGAACCTGAAGGAGATTGAACAGACTCTCAAGAATATCTCCACAGCCAGTCTTATCCCACCTTCATTCCTGCCAGTCAAAATCAAACATTTTAAAATTTCCCAGCTATTAATATTTTTAACACCGAAATAGCAATCTTTTCATTCTCCCTCCCCTTCGAAATAATACAGCCTCTATATATGCATAAAAATAATAATAAAATCGTTTTATATTCTTTTTATGCATAAGAAATAGTTGTTACTCTTGCTTTGCTCGAACGACGTCGAGAGCCATAAACCAATAAACCTACAACTAAAAACAGAGGCATAAATGAGACACCGTACATGGATATGGCTTTATCTGATCACTCTCCCGTCACTGACAAATATGGTTCACGCAAAAGAAGCGCTTTCAGAAAATTGGAATAGCCAGACAACAGCAATTGATTCTAAGTCTGCGATATCAAAGGAAATAATTATACAAACTGCGGCAAACGGGCAAGCTGAACCAACCAAATCAACATTCATTGCTGGTGATACACCCTCCAGCTTTTACCAGCGCGCGCGCAGCTACAGCACTCACCCTGAGTCCGATCCTCCCCGTTACGTTCGTACTCTGTCCAAAACAGGGATTGATACTTTCAAAAATCTTTACTGGCTGGATGTCGGGTTGGATTACCGCGTACGTTATGAACACCGTCACAATGATATCCGACGCTCACGTATCACTACCGATGACCCTGTTCTACTCCGAACACGAGCCTATCTGGGTATCAAAGAAATTCTGGATCCTCTTCGCTTCGTCGTCGAATTTGAAGATGCACGCCGCTATAACGGTAAATTCCCTAAAGATAATCGCGACTGGAATGAGTTCGAACTGATCCAGACCTACGGCGAACTCTATTTCAAGGATGCGCTGGGGCGTGATGATCTGGGCAATCACCGTCCCATCAGAATCCGAGGTGGGCGCATGGCATGGGAAACACTGGATCGGCGCTTACTGGGTAGTAATCAATGGCGCAATACTACCAATAATTTTGAAGGTTTCCGCGTTACGCTCGGACAGGAATCGAATGACTGGGAATTCGATGCATGGGGAGTACAACCGGTCATAAGACTGATAGACAAATTTGACCGGCGCGACAAAGGCCAGTGGTTTTACGGCGCAATCGGACATTTTCGTCAATGGTCAGAAATAATCACCATTCAACCCTACTACATGGGGTTAATACAGGATGATGATGGTGGAACACGAATCAAACGTGAAATTCACTCTCCTGCCATACGAGCCTATGGTGTTGTGCCCAACACTGAAGTTGATTTCGATCTCGGTGCCATTTATCAATTTGGCCGTGACGGTGGACAGAAAAAATCAGCGCATTCCTATCTGCTCGAATTCGGCTACACCTTTCAACAAGCTGCTTGGAAGCCCCGTGTGAGTGCTTTTTACGGCTATGTAAGTGGCGATCGCGACCCTAACGACAACACAAACAACCGTTTTGAAAGATTCTTTGGTTTTGGACGCCCGTGGTCAGCTGATGACTATGTCATTATGGAAAATATCCAGGCACCTAAAATCAAGGTAGAGTTCCAGCCCCATCCGGACTTACAAATTGACGGAGGCTATAACGGTTTCTGGCTCGCCAGTAAGACTGACCGTTTCAACAATCTTCTCAACGGCAATGGAAATAACCATGATCGCAGCGGTAACAGTGGCAGCTTTATCGGGCATTCAGCCGATATTCGCGCCCGTTACAGGCTGACACCCCATATCAGTACCACACTGGGTTATTCACACTGGTTCAACGGCGGATTCATAAAAAACCGGCAACTGGCGAAACTGGGAGAAACGAGTGCCGGTACGGATTTTTTCTATGTTGAAGTCGCTATCAGCGCATTTAAATAACATCAACTTATCTATAAAAGGAAAACAAATGAAATTCAATACATGGTTGTCAGTCGGATTATTGACATTTGCTCTGACAGGTGCCAGCCAGGCGTTTGCTGATCGGACTCTTCTCAATGTCTCCTACGATCCGACGCGTGAACTGTATGAGGAATATAACCGCGAGTTCATCCGCTACTGGCAGGAAAGAACCGGGGAGAAAATTACTGTCAAACAGTCACATGGTGGTTCCGGCAAACAGGCGCGTGCGGTCATCGACGGTTTGCCTGCAGATATAGTGACACTTGCCCTTGCTCACGATATTGACGCAATCAGCGAGAAATCGGGACTGATCCCGGCCGAATGGCAGAAACGCTTACCTAATAACAGCTCGCCCTATCTCTCAACGATCGTCCTGCTGGTACGCAAAGACAATCCCAAAGGAATCAAAGACTGGGATGATCTGATCAAACCGGGTGTCGCCGTCATAACCCCCAATCCGAAAACATCGGGTGGTGCGCGCTGGAATTATCTGGCCGCATGGGGTTTTGCACTGAAAAAATACGATGGCGATGAAACAAAAGCACAAGAGTTCCTCACCCGAATTTACAAGAATGTCTCAATACTTGATTCAGGGGCACGTGGATCAACCATCAATTTCATCCAGCGCGGCATAGGAGATGTGCTGATTTCCTGGGAAAACGAAGCTTTTCTGGCGCTCAAGGAATATGGTCCGGAGAAATTCGAAATAATCATTCCCTCGATCAGCATTCTTGCCGAACCTCCCGTATCCATTGTCGATAAGAATGCCGACAGACATGGCGTACGTAATATCGCGCAAGCTTACCTCAAATATCTGTACAGCAAAGAAGGACAGGAAATTGCTGCACGCAACTTCTATCGACCGAGTAATTTGGAAATCTCAAAAAAATATACCCATCAATTTCCAAATATCAATCTGTTTACCGTAGATGAAGTGTTTGGTGGTTGGGAAAAAGCTCACAGCATCCACTTCAAGGACGGCGGCCTGTTCGACAAAATCTATGTCAATCAATGATCGATTCTGTATCTGGCACATTGATTGCTCATAACCTCAAACTCGAGAAGAATCAGACATAACAGTACTGATAGTGGGTGGAGATTATATTGCATCTCTCAAACAGAAAATCACGGCACCCGGCTATCTCTGCCCGTCTCAGGGGGGGGTGCTTGGATACGCAGCTACGTACAGCGGAAGTAAGAGAGCGTGAACATGCTGACGCAGAGCACCATTTCAAGCTCAAGAAGGTGGTAAAGTGGAACGCAATTTTTGCGTACGATGCTAGAACGGATCGAAAAAACACGCGTCACGGTCTGACGCCAGAGCGGGAAGCCGTGCGGTTCTCGCACAATCTTATCCCCGTCATACCCTACAAAACTCGTGCTGTACTGATACAGACAATAGTATCCAGTTCACAGTCGCGAGATAGACAAATACGCCTATTGGCACAGCTTAGACATCCTCAAGGAAGCAACTTAGGAATTCTTTAATCAGGCAGTTTCAGGAATGATCAGAATCAGAATAATGTGAAGCATAAGAGCCTACTCCATATTCATATACTAATCTACCGCCAAACCAACCTGCAACACAAAGCACGAATAATCCTGCTATAGACAAAATAATTGCGACTAATCCGGGCTGTACCAACTGCGTACCCTCCAATCGCATAAACAGGCTCACCGCATATAAAGACCAGCTGACCATCATTAATAACATATGCTGATTTGCCACTTTCATGGCCGGGCTCTGTTGGTCAATTTTAGCTAATTCCATCAGCCCTGCCACCATAGCTAACAAGGCTGTTACTACTCCGATGACAAGTAACACCCCAGCCACCTGACTCATTAATTCATCGGTTCTAAAAAAACTAGCAATATCGCAGAATGTTGCGATCACCCAGGTTGCAACTGGAAAATGAACTAATAGTGGATGGATGGGATGTTTCATGCAAATTCCTTATGTTATTAAGAATTAATTAGCTAAAAATAATTAAAATAATACGCTTAATAATGTCAGAAAACCGATAACGGCAATTCCGGCGTGAACAAAAACAATATTTCTAGGTGCAATATTTCCTTTCATATGAATGGAAGCCAGATAAAAACCACCTAATGCAGCTATCACCAGCAATCCAAGTGCTGCGGTCAAACGAACATCTTCTGCACCACCCGGTTCCAATACAGCTAATATTAACGCTACTAAACCGGTTGCACCTAACAAGGCGTGTATGATTGAAACTGCCCATGGTGCAAGTTTGCCAGTCAGTACTTTAGAAGCCAAAAACAGTCCCCCTACGGCAGCAATTGCGAAGATAATAATTGCAATCATTACTGTTGACATTTCATTCTCCTCTTTTTTTAACAGTGGATTTCTACTATATTACATAATATGACACTTTATCAATATAAATATGTCAAAACTAAAAATAATATCGTTGGATACTTATGAAACCCGCCCTCTCACTATTAGGCAAACGTCAACAATCGTTACTGACAGCATTGTTACATCATCGTAAAGGGTTAACTATTGGAGAATTATCCGATTTATTAACTATTTCACGCAATGCGGTTAATCAACATCTTAATCATTTAAGCAGTAACGGATTCATTCAAAGCTCGCTACAGGAAAGCACTGGAGGTAGACCTGGCAAGCTATATACACTTACAACCAATGGTTTGGAGCTTTTTCAGCGACGCTATTCATTTTTAGCAAAATTGCTACTTTCCTGGATAAATAATACGGGAGAGCATGAACTTGACGCATGTCTGACTGAACTGGGTACCAATATGGCAAATGAGCTTGAACATCGTATGACGCAACATACTTCACGAAATGCAAAGCTCCAGGAAGCGGTTACCATCATGTGTGAGCTTGGTTACGATTCTCATCTTGATCAGGTAACAGATGATTATTCAGAAATTGTCGCCAATAACTGTATTTTTCAAGAACTAGCGCAACAACATCAAGAGTTTTGCCAACTTGATCTCAATTTTTTAGCTAAGTTGTTAAAAGCTGATATTGAACATACTGAATGTATAGTCAAAGAAGGGAAATATTGTCGTTTCAAAATAACTAATATTCGTTCTGAATCTGAATAACTTACATCGGCAACTAATGCTGGCGTTATAATCTGCCCTTATTTTTGATTTGATTCAAAATCATTATGGGTTTAGAGCACTGTCACCAAATCAGCATCAAACTCCCAGTTCTGCACGAGTGGAAACATCTATTAGCAATTGTTATCTTGCAAGGTATCAGTGTCTTTATATGCAGCTTGTCTTTTATTGCATCTGTTCAGGCAGAAGAAGATAGTTTGATCCACACACTCACCGGTTACGATATCAGCGAAATAACTCCTGCTTCATCTATCAAGTTGAAATTGGGAGGTTGGATAGAAACCGGTTTTAGCGGTAACCCACACTTACCGCGCAATCACTCAAATTACCCGGTAGCATTTAATGACGGCGCAAATCAATTCAAACTGCACCAACTGTATGCATTTATTGAAAAGGAAGCAGCCACTAGCGGAAACGTTTGGGACATAGGAATGCGTGCTGATCTACTCTATGGCACAGATGCAAAATTTTCAGCAACTAAAAACTTTGATAGTAGTATTTTCGGCCAACACCCTAAGCATCAATTAGTGTTTCCACAACTATATGCGAATCTCTACGCTCCCATCGGTAACGGTTTGACGCTCACTGTGGGCCATTTTTATACTTTGATCGGCTATGAATCTGTGACCTCACCTGATAATTTTTTCTTCTCACATGCATACGCGATGCATTATGGTGAACCCTTCACTCATATGGGAGCATTGCTCTCCTATCCGCTC encodes the following:
- a CDS encoding sulfate-binding protein, with translation MKFNTWLSVGLLTFALTGASQAFADRTLLNVSYDPTRELYEEYNREFIRYWQERTGEKITVKQSHGGSGKQARAVIDGLPADIVTLALAHDIDAISEKSGLIPAEWQKRLPNNSSPYLSTIVLLVRKDNPKGIKDWDDLIKPGVAVITPNPKTSGGARWNYLAAWGFALKKYDGDETKAQEFLTRIYKNVSILDSGARGSTINFIQRGIGDVLISWENEAFLALKEYGPEKFEIIIPSISILAEPPVSIVDKNADRHGVRNIAQAYLKYLYSKEGQEIAARNFYRPSNLEISKKYTHQFPNINLFTVDEVFGGWEKAHSIHFKDGGLFDKIYVNQ